One Vibrio penaeicida DNA segment encodes these proteins:
- a CDS encoding NADPH-dependent FMN reductase: MKLAIISGSHRAQSQSLKVGKFLKSLSQHHDFEEAKVYDLHELNLPMWNEGVWQGSEEWQPWRDIAAELKEADAFVFITPEWHGMATPAIKNFLMLTTANELAHKPALLVSVTVSINGVYPISELRLSGSKNNHVCFLPDHLIFRNSQELLDEENHCTDEAFGKRANYTMSLLSAYSHALAPIHRDMLEPGKEFTYGM, from the coding sequence ATGAAACTAGCAATCATATCTGGAAGCCATCGAGCACAGTCGCAAAGTTTGAAAGTAGGGAAGTTCCTTAAATCTCTCAGCCAGCATCATGACTTTGAAGAAGCCAAAGTGTATGACCTTCATGAACTCAATTTACCAATGTGGAATGAAGGCGTATGGCAGGGCAGCGAAGAGTGGCAGCCGTGGCGAGACATTGCTGCTGAATTAAAAGAAGCGGACGCATTTGTATTTATTACACCTGAATGGCATGGAATGGCGACCCCAGCAATAAAGAACTTTTTAATGCTGACAACAGCCAATGAATTGGCTCATAAACCCGCTTTGCTTGTTAGCGTCACCGTGAGCATTAATGGTGTGTATCCCATCAGTGAACTGAGGCTGAGTGGGAGCAAAAACAATCATGTCTGCTTTTTGCCTGATCACCTTATCTTTAGAAATAGCCAAGAACTTTTAGATGAAGAGAATCACTGCACCGATGAAGCGTTTGGTAAGCGTGCGAATTACACTATGTCTCTACTTTCTGCATACTCACATGCTTTAGCGCCAATCCATCGAGATATGTTAGAACCAGGCAAAGAGTTTACCTACGGTATGTAG
- a CDS encoding DUF2141 domain-containing protein: MKAMIGLIGGLTMGPISEASGIEINVTGIDVDRGGNLIVFIFGEDGFPKIHAKALQTQTQSQLSTAMSFTFDIPQQEIAIKILHDEDEDGKVTKNWTGIYPAEGLGFSKKQKVSLTGAPVFKKSKLVRSEFESGVNIEMVYP; encoded by the coding sequence ATGAAAGCAATGATAGGGCTGATAGGAGGCTTAACAATGGGACCCATTTCAGAGGCAAGTGGTATCGAGATAAACGTGACTGGTATAGATGTGGATAGGGGAGGGAATCTTATTGTCTTCATTTTTGGTGAAGATGGTTTCCCTAAAATTCACGCAAAGGCTTTGCAAACTCAAACCCAATCGCAGCTTAGTACGGCTATGTCTTTTACGTTCGATATTCCGCAGCAAGAAATCGCGATCAAAATACTCCACGATGAGGACGAAGATGGAAAAGTGACGAAAAATTGGACCGGTATTTACCCCGCTGAAGGGTTGGGTTTTTCAAAGAAGCAAAAGGTGTCGCTAACTGGTGCCCCTGTATTCAAGAAATCCAAGCTAGTGAGATCCGAGTTCGAGTCGGGTGTGAACATTGAAATGGTGTATCCATAG
- a CDS encoding methyl-accepting chemotaxis protein translates to MDGKIAFAIKRNERKLKRTLKSKTLADDPKKVADLIKYSNESLSSSAVVAKNNVSKLRFDIAALGGLVWKAAAAEQVDTIISIQANQVKQILDGINKKMSSINGYVNEINKYQKEYQKLEALLNQFLLIAFNDKASIFYLKRHIIELGEKIRGEVMEVNRTGEILSSKFQEISSSVNDLKDKELESATLVLERNKLILNVVSGVVILFTILISITVVRLISGSLKSLSDALEQIAQGEADLTVRLEKSKLKELGKIGDLFNHFVSRIEKVIVEVSSMTLHLDKSVNTLVDESKYSRDLVVQQDVETKQVSSSMEKMLLVVEHVKTNISSADEASNVARENGRSSSNELESVVTNIQRLDDVMGNADQVMRELKTRSDSISSVLGVISEIAEQTNLLALNAAIESARAGEHGRGFAVVAEEVRSLAGRTLQSTQEIGTIIEDLQQGTMNAAKEIDEAVKMADEVSKLVNQANDSVNVSVDSITEIAHRSSDISRAVDEQVTASESVQDSISVMQGNTEKSLVSAGNVDELSESLNQLSGSLRDLVGQFKCQAS, encoded by the coding sequence TTGGATGGGAAAATAGCGTTTGCGATCAAGCGTAACGAAAGGAAGTTAAAACGAACATTAAAGAGTAAAACATTAGCAGACGACCCTAAAAAGGTCGCAGACTTAATCAAGTACTCTAATGAATCACTAAGTAGTAGCGCTGTCGTGGCAAAAAATAATGTGTCTAAGCTGCGGTTTGATATTGCCGCATTAGGTGGGTTGGTTTGGAAAGCGGCAGCTGCTGAGCAAGTGGATACCATTATTAGTATTCAGGCGAACCAAGTTAAGCAGATACTCGATGGCATTAACAAGAAAATGTCTTCGATTAATGGCTATGTTAATGAGATCAATAAATATCAAAAGGAATATCAAAAACTGGAAGCGCTTTTGAACCAATTTTTATTGATCGCATTTAATGACAAAGCATCTATATTTTACCTTAAGCGCCACATCATTGAACTCGGCGAGAAAATTCGCGGAGAAGTGATGGAAGTGAACCGTACTGGGGAAATCTTAAGCAGTAAATTTCAAGAAATTTCTAGCAGCGTAAATGACCTTAAGGATAAAGAGTTAGAGTCTGCGACGCTCGTATTGGAAAGAAACAAGCTGATATTAAATGTGGTTAGTGGTGTGGTGATACTTTTCACCATTCTCATCAGTATTACCGTCGTTCGACTCATATCAGGATCACTTAAGTCTTTGTCGGATGCATTAGAACAAATTGCGCAAGGCGAAGCGGACTTAACGGTTAGGCTGGAGAAATCGAAGCTCAAAGAGCTAGGAAAGATCGGTGATTTATTCAATCATTTCGTAAGTCGTATTGAGAAAGTCATTGTCGAAGTGTCAAGCATGACCCTGCACCTAGATAAGTCAGTAAATACGTTAGTGGATGAGTCTAAGTATTCTCGTGACTTGGTGGTTCAACAGGATGTCGAAACCAAACAAGTTTCCTCGTCAATGGAGAAAATGCTCTTAGTCGTCGAGCACGTTAAAACCAATATTAGTTCGGCAGATGAAGCATCAAACGTCGCCCGTGAAAACGGAAGATCGTCTTCAAATGAATTGGAAAGTGTGGTGACCAATATCCAGCGACTTGATGATGTTATGGGTAATGCCGATCAAGTCATGAGAGAACTGAAAACTCGGTCTGATTCGATAAGCTCTGTATTAGGGGTTATTTCTGAAATAGCAGAGCAAACCAATTTATTGGCACTTAATGCGGCAATTGAATCGGCTCGTGCCGGTGAGCATGGAAGGGGCTTTGCCGTTGTTGCCGAAGAAGTAAGAAGTTTGGCAGGACGGACTCTGCAGTCGACACAAGAAATCGGAACCATTATTGAAGACTTACAGCAAGGAACAATGAATGCCGCAAAAGAAATTGATGAAGCGGTCAAAATGGCGGATGAGGTTAGTAAGTTAGTCAATCAAGCTAACGATTCAGTGAACGTCAGTGTCGATTCAATAACAGAAATTGCTCATCGTTCATCGGACATTTCCCGAGCAGTAGATGAGCAGGTCACCGCCTCTGAAAGTGTCCAAGACAGCATCAGTGTGATGCAAGGGAACACAGAAAAATCACTGGTGAGCGCAGGTAATGTAGACGAGTTGAGTGAAAGCCTAAATCAACTTAGCGGATCTTTAAGAGATCTCGTCGGTCAGTTCAAGTGCCAAGCGTCATAA
- a CDS encoding DNA-3-methyladenine glycosylase I, protein MPREKFQNIYERAKERKGGASNLESLLSKPLSPEEIARIPDDRWLAEFTLKVFQCGISWKVVKSKWENFEDIFFQFRVEPLLMLSDDVWEQKAQDPRIIRHLTKVMSIPANAQMIYEARHEFGSFAEMVANTKSECITDLWKYLKKHGKRLGGNTGPYALRQLGVDTFILSSDVESHLRNTGVVTSGNHTKSALKAANHAFAQWQQESGRSLTEISQIIAYSCGDNRVL, encoded by the coding sequence ATGCCACGAGAGAAGTTCCAAAATATTTATGAACGTGCAAAGGAAAGAAAAGGCGGTGCTAGTAATCTCGAGAGCTTACTTTCTAAGCCCCTAAGCCCAGAGGAGATTGCTCGTATTCCTGACGATCGTTGGCTGGCAGAATTCACGTTAAAAGTATTCCAATGTGGGATTTCCTGGAAGGTTGTTAAAAGTAAATGGGAAAACTTTGAGGACATTTTCTTTCAGTTCAGAGTTGAGCCTTTATTGATGTTATCGGACGACGTTTGGGAACAAAAAGCTCAAGATCCGCGTATTATTCGCCATCTAACGAAAGTGATGTCCATCCCAGCTAATGCTCAAATGATATACGAAGCCAGACACGAATTTGGCTCCTTTGCAGAAATGGTCGCTAACACGAAAAGCGAATGCATCACCGATCTTTGGAAATACCTTAAAAAGCATGGGAAACGTCTAGGTGGTAACACGGGCCCTTATGCTTTGCGTCAGCTTGGTGTAGATACTTTTATCCTATCTTCGGATGTTGAATCACACCTAAGAAATACGGGGGTTGTAACCAGCGGAAACCACACGAAAAGCGCCTTAAAAGCCGCCAACCATGCCTTTGCACAGTGGCAGCAAGAAAGTGGACGCAGCCTAACTGAGATAAGCCAAATCATTGCTTATAGCTGCGGTGATAATCGTGTGCTTTAG
- a CDS encoding heavy metal-binding domain-containing protein — protein MIFTTTETIPGKKIESVVGVVTGNVVQSKHIGRDIMAGLKGIVGGELKGYTEMLSESCDTAIERLVQQARELNADAIVGIRFTTSSIMDGSSEILVFGTAVKIKQD, from the coding sequence ATGATATTCACAACTACTGAGACCATCCCAGGTAAAAAAATTGAATCTGTTGTTGGTGTGGTGACTGGTAATGTTGTCCAGTCCAAGCATATTGGCCGTGACATTATGGCAGGCTTAAAAGGGATCGTTGGCGGAGAGTTAAAAGGGTATACAGAAATGTTGTCTGAATCTTGTGATACGGCGATCGAAAGGCTTGTCCAGCAGGCAAGAGAATTGAATGCAGACGCCATTGTGGGCATTCGCTTTACCACCAGTTCCATTATGGACGGTTCGTCAGAAATCTTGGTTTTCGGCACTGCCGTTAAAATCAAACAGGATTGA
- a CDS encoding PhoX family protein: MTQFDQHHDQRTLEEEPEFNKIVEAALSRRRFLKATGAAGTVGFFAATPLSQAMANASSKHSTKMGFDAIPISTADTIEVPKGYQADVLVSWGDPIFKNAHKFSQSNGSKAQEMQFGDNNDGMTFFPLSDTRAVLAVNNEYTNNEYLYPHQGKSITADDAKKSQAAHGVSIVELMKRDGKWQINVEGRLNRRITAFTEMEMTGPAAGHSLLKTAADKSGKKILGTYNNCANGQTPWGTYLTCEENFNGYFAAEKETKLGDTYKRYGVRDKDWGYDWFKHDERFDVSKHPNEPHRFGWVVEIDPMNPNSTPKKRSALGRFKHENAAIMINDDGHAVVYLGDDERGEHLYKFVSKNKYVKGSDANKDLLEDGTLYVAKFNGKEGETDGQGQWLELTWGKNGLTPENGFPDAASVMIFARMAATQVGATTMDRPEWVAVHADQKSVFCTLTNNKYRGVRENQPLNVANPREKNPYGHIIRWRPTGGDHTSETFNWDIYVLAGNPEVHQSGLMAGSDNINKDNMFNSPDGIGFDVAGRLWIQTDGKYSNEGNFAGMGNNQMLCSDPETGEIRRFLTGPIACEITGLTFSPDHKTMFIGVQHPGEDLAPSHFPDGGKSIPRSSVIMITKKDGGVIGA; the protein is encoded by the coding sequence GTGACTCAATTTGACCAACACCACGACCAACGTACACTGGAAGAAGAGCCTGAATTCAACAAGATCGTTGAAGCCGCCCTCTCTCGCCGTCGATTTTTGAAAGCAACAGGAGCGGCAGGTACTGTCGGCTTTTTTGCGGCAACACCGTTAAGCCAAGCCATGGCAAACGCTTCTTCTAAACACTCGACTAAAATGGGCTTTGATGCCATTCCTATTTCCACCGCAGATACCATAGAAGTACCCAAAGGCTACCAAGCGGATGTACTCGTGTCTTGGGGGGATCCTATATTCAAAAATGCCCATAAATTTAGCCAAAGCAATGGCTCCAAAGCACAAGAGATGCAGTTTGGTGACAACAACGATGGCATGACGTTTTTCCCGCTGTCTGATACTCGTGCCGTACTTGCAGTAAATAATGAATATACCAATAACGAATATCTCTACCCCCACCAAGGTAAAAGCATTACCGCTGATGACGCTAAAAAATCACAAGCAGCGCACGGTGTCTCTATTGTTGAGTTAATGAAAAGAGATGGTAAATGGCAAATCAACGTAGAAGGTAGGCTGAACCGTAGAATCACCGCGTTTACTGAAATGGAAATGACCGGACCCGCTGCTGGGCACAGCTTACTTAAAACGGCTGCAGACAAATCGGGTAAGAAAATACTAGGGACTTACAACAACTGCGCAAATGGTCAAACACCATGGGGCACTTACCTTACCTGTGAAGAAAACTTCAATGGGTATTTTGCTGCCGAAAAAGAAACCAAACTGGGTGATACTTACAAGCGTTATGGCGTACGTGACAAAGACTGGGGTTACGATTGGTTTAAACACGATGAGCGTTTTGACGTAAGTAAGCACCCAAATGAGCCACATCGCTTTGGGTGGGTGGTCGAAATTGATCCTATGAACCCAAATTCCACTCCGAAAAAGCGCAGCGCACTCGGTCGCTTTAAGCATGAAAATGCTGCGATAATGATCAACGATGACGGACATGCTGTTGTTTACCTTGGTGATGATGAACGAGGCGAACACCTCTACAAGTTTGTGTCAAAGAACAAATATGTAAAAGGTTCTGACGCCAACAAAGATCTGCTGGAAGACGGTACCCTGTATGTCGCGAAATTTAATGGCAAAGAGGGTGAAACCGACGGGCAAGGTCAGTGGCTAGAATTGACGTGGGGCAAAAACGGGCTAACACCTGAAAATGGATTTCCAGATGCTGCATCCGTTATGATCTTTGCACGTATGGCGGCAACCCAAGTCGGAGCGACCACCATGGATCGCCCTGAATGGGTAGCGGTTCACGCTGACCAGAAATCGGTATTTTGCACCTTAACCAATAACAAGTACCGTGGTGTGAGAGAAAACCAACCGTTGAACGTGGCAAACCCACGAGAAAAGAACCCCTATGGTCACATAATCCGCTGGCGACCAACTGGTGGCGACCACACATCAGAGACATTTAATTGGGATATCTACGTACTGGCAGGTAATCCAGAAGTGCATCAATCCGGCTTAATGGCTGGATCGGACAACATCAATAAAGACAATATGTTCAACAGTCCAGATGGTATTGGGTTTGATGTAGCTGGTCGACTTTGGATTCAAACAGACGGTAAATACTCAAATGAAGGTAACTTTGCAGGTATGGGAAATAACCAAATGCTGTGCAGTGACCCTGAAACTGGGGAGATCCGCCGCTTCTTAACCGGTCCAATCGCCTGCGAAATCACAGGTTTGACCTTCTCGCCCGATCATAAAACCATGTTTATTGGCGTTCAGCACCCAGGGGAAGATTTGGCGCCGTCACATTTCCCAGACGGTGGAAAGAGTATCCCTCGCTCGTCCGTCATTATGATTACGAAAAAAGACGGTGGTGTGATTGGCGCTTAG
- a CDS encoding iron-containing alcohol dehydrogenase has product MRSQLLLLMHKAYIKALKFAADIIPIPKPTLFQGKDSHKQLCHSISLLGIKRVLIVTDEGICSSGLLEKLESELVRASVEYSVFKKVTPDPTYDQVELGLEQYRRDHCQGILALGGGSPIDCGKVIAARVTNKKPIKRLTGLLKVWRAPAPLFALPTTSGTGSEVTVAAVVSDPISHQKTPLMDPKLVPMLVSLDPAFSMGLPPHITAHTGMDALTHAIEAYISVNASPETNGYAKAAITLIHENLEKAFIYGQNSAVRQNMSLASYYAGLAFTKASLGYVHAISHNIGAKYGIPHGLANAVILPHVLEFSKPAVTKQLAELADLIHVSEPKSTERMKAQAFIQYVQSLQLKLHIPEKLDKLVDEDIPEIAKAALYEAQWNYPIPKQMNQHQCELLIHKLLPST; this is encoded by the coding sequence ATGCGTTCCCAGTTACTACTTTTAATGCACAAAGCATACATAAAAGCACTGAAATTCGCAGCTGACATTATTCCGATCCCAAAGCCGACTCTGTTTCAAGGAAAGGATTCGCACAAGCAGCTGTGCCACTCTATTTCATTACTTGGTATTAAGCGTGTTCTTATCGTTACTGATGAGGGGATTTGTTCATCTGGACTACTGGAAAAATTGGAATCGGAATTAGTACGAGCCAGCGTCGAATACTCAGTGTTTAAAAAAGTTACACCGGATCCAACATACGATCAGGTTGAACTCGGTTTGGAACAATATCGACGTGACCACTGCCAAGGAATATTGGCATTGGGAGGAGGGTCCCCAATCGATTGTGGGAAAGTCATCGCGGCGAGGGTGACTAATAAAAAACCCATCAAGCGCTTAACTGGGTTACTCAAAGTTTGGCGTGCACCAGCCCCACTTTTTGCATTGCCAACAACATCGGGCACTGGGTCTGAAGTCACGGTTGCAGCGGTGGTATCCGATCCAATTTCTCATCAAAAAACACCGCTAATGGATCCGAAATTGGTCCCTATGCTGGTTTCGTTGGATCCCGCTTTCTCAATGGGATTGCCTCCACATATTACCGCTCATACCGGCATGGACGCACTAACCCACGCCATTGAAGCGTACATATCAGTGAATGCAAGCCCTGAAACGAATGGGTATGCAAAAGCTGCCATCACCTTAATTCACGAGAACCTAGAAAAAGCTTTTATCTACGGTCAGAACAGTGCGGTTCGTCAGAATATGTCGCTTGCTTCTTACTATGCTGGTTTAGCGTTTACGAAAGCAAGCCTTGGCTATGTTCACGCCATCTCGCATAACATTGGTGCTAAGTACGGTATACCTCACGGGTTGGCGAATGCCGTGATATTGCCGCATGTTTTAGAGTTCTCTAAACCCGCGGTGACCAAGCAGCTGGCCGAACTTGCAGATCTTATTCATGTTAGTGAGCCCAAAAGCACCGAGAGGATGAAAGCCCAAGCGTTTATACAGTATGTCCAAAGCCTTCAGTTAAAACTTCATATCCCTGAAAAGCTGGATAAGCTTGTGGATGAAGATATTCCTGAGATCGCAAAAGCAGCACTGTACGAGGCACAATGGAATTACCCTATACCTAAACAGATGAACCAGCACCAGTGCGAATTGCTTATTCATAAACTTCTCCCATCGACTTAG
- a CDS encoding DUF6796 family protein: protein MKGSTYLILGMIGAVLMYIGDMLLYFTAEPLSDSPYALLMVMKDVSDTRLILGGLIGPVAAFFYLFGFIGVFLKLDAGKMRNTILAIFSLAIVIGGAYHSQFTNIGVVGKISEEALKQSWDVSVIYMYLVFCMYAIGGILYIYMVLRKQSLLSRKVVLFSPFPLMFVGTALMNVMPQPFMIIIGGGWYNIMMLIFFISVYVGNKQYVAEQATA, encoded by the coding sequence ATGAAAGGGTCGACGTATCTTATTTTGGGGATGATAGGTGCAGTGCTTATGTACATAGGCGACATGCTTTTGTATTTTACAGCGGAACCGCTTTCTGATTCGCCTTATGCCTTGTTGATGGTAATGAAAGACGTTAGCGATACACGCCTGATATTGGGTGGCTTGATTGGACCAGTCGCGGCATTCTTTTACCTGTTTGGTTTTATTGGTGTATTTCTTAAGTTGGATGCAGGAAAAATGCGCAACACGATACTCGCTATATTCTCACTGGCTATTGTTATTGGTGGCGCATACCACAGCCAGTTTACCAATATCGGTGTGGTGGGAAAAATCAGTGAAGAAGCCTTAAAACAAAGCTGGGATGTTAGCGTGATTTATATGTACCTTGTATTTTGCATGTACGCAATTGGCGGTATTTTGTATATCTACATGGTGCTTAGAAAGCAAAGCCTTCTATCACGCAAAGTCGTTTTATTCTCTCCTTTTCCTCTCATGTTTGTTGGAACAGCATTAATGAATGTGATGCCTCAACCGTTCATGATCATAATTGGTGGAGGCTGGTACAACATAATGATGCTGATATTCTTTATTTCCGTTTATGTGGGTAACAAGCAATATGTAGCCGAACAGGCGACAGCGTAA
- a CDS encoding TVP38/TMEM64 family protein: MTSLIKVMLIVASIFASTFIILKVAGVLSIEQIESWLTYAKSLSPIYVGGMTILLLFADLFVAMPTLTITILSGYFLGQWYGALAAVLGMMLAGCIGFVLGRRYGNRILAFIVKDEEKILEVRAAFQSHGFTMILLSRAVPILPEVTACLAGMTGMSFSRFITAWSLSTIPYCLIAVYSGSISSLDNPKPAIITAALLTSGLWLGWYLFRRFKLRSAAA, translated from the coding sequence ATGACATCTTTAATCAAAGTTATGCTGATTGTGGCAAGTATATTTGCCTCTACTTTTATCATTTTAAAAGTCGCAGGTGTACTCAGTATTGAGCAAATTGAATCTTGGCTAACGTACGCGAAATCCTTGTCGCCCATTTACGTAGGAGGAATGACAATATTACTGCTCTTTGCTGATTTGTTTGTCGCGATGCCGACGCTAACGATCACCATACTGTCGGGCTATTTTTTAGGCCAGTGGTATGGCGCGCTCGCAGCCGTACTTGGAATGATGCTTGCGGGGTGTATTGGTTTTGTTTTGGGAAGACGGTACGGCAATCGAATATTGGCTTTTATTGTCAAAGATGAGGAAAAAATTCTTGAAGTGAGAGCCGCATTTCAGAGCCACGGTTTTACTATGATTTTGTTATCAAGAGCGGTGCCGATATTGCCAGAGGTGACAGCGTGTCTCGCTGGAATGACTGGAATGTCATTCTCACGTTTTATTACAGCTTGGTCACTCAGCACCATTCCATATTGCTTGATCGCGGTTTATTCGGGATCTATCAGCTCTCTGGATAACCCTAAGCCTGCCATTATTACCGCCGCATTACTCACGTCTGGTTTATGGCTAGGCTGGTATTTGTTCCGAAGGTTCAAACTTCGTAGTGCGGCTGCTTAA
- a CDS encoding Crp/Fnr family transcriptional regulator — MNFLSFIEQNGTALHKDAGDHLFRQGDSDSSMYVIKEGMLKAYYVTSEGKETIKSFLQIGDVIGSMSAAYAQMQNTFSLICLEPCTLIRFDFKALHSASLTDQELSKDVIEILLKFAMKKEQRERDLLCLSAQQRYEKLLDTSPDLIEKVTQNDIARYLGVTSVGLSRIKHRVMEST, encoded by the coding sequence ATGAATTTTTTGAGTTTTATTGAACAAAACGGTACAGCGCTGCACAAAGACGCCGGTGACCACTTGTTTAGGCAAGGAGATTCCGACTCTTCTATGTACGTCATCAAAGAGGGGATGCTTAAGGCCTATTACGTAACAAGTGAAGGCAAAGAGACGATTAAATCCTTTCTTCAGATAGGAGATGTTATTGGGAGCATGTCGGCGGCGTATGCACAGATGCAAAATACTTTTAGCTTGATTTGCTTAGAGCCGTGTACATTAATCCGATTTGATTTTAAAGCGCTGCATTCTGCCAGTTTGACAGACCAAGAGCTGTCTAAAGATGTCATAGAGATATTGCTAAAGTTCGCAATGAAGAAAGAGCAACGTGAAAGGGATTTACTGTGTTTATCCGCACAGCAACGTTATGAAAAGCTTCTTGATACTTCACCTGATTTGATTGAAAAAGTGACCCAAAATGATATTGCCCGATACCTCGGCGTCACCTCTGTAGGGCTAAGCCGTATTAAGCATCGCGTTATGGAAAGTACATAG
- a CDS encoding SDR family oxidoreductase, whose translation MELTNKKIIITGGTSGIGLDLVRMLSKQNRLIVIGRDAAKLAKLSADFNVATYQAELSDISSVEWIASSIIKDHKKIDVLINNAAVQYTPSFISQNFKYENIQREITTNFTSVCCLTSLLLPSLMNAPKAVILNVNSGLALMPKTTSAIYCATKSALNSFSRSLRYQLEDTNVRVLQALMPLVETKMTDGRGSGKLTSEDAANRLIEGIERQIEDNDIGKVKLLRWLMRLSPGAAANLMKRA comes from the coding sequence ATGGAATTAACAAATAAAAAGATCATCATTACTGGCGGAACATCGGGTATCGGGCTCGATTTAGTACGTATGTTGAGTAAGCAAAACAGGTTGATAGTCATTGGCCGAGATGCGGCAAAACTAGCGAAGTTATCGGCAGATTTTAACGTAGCAACGTATCAGGCTGAGCTATCAGACATCAGTTCCGTTGAATGGATAGCCAGCTCCATCATCAAAGACCATAAGAAGATTGATGTGCTCATCAATAATGCCGCCGTGCAATATACCCCGAGTTTTATAAGCCAAAATTTCAAATACGAAAATATTCAGCGAGAGATCACCACAAATTTCACGTCTGTCTGTTGTTTAACCTCTTTGCTTTTGCCAAGCCTAATGAACGCCCCTAAGGCGGTCATTCTCAACGTCAATTCCGGCTTGGCTCTGATGCCTAAAACAACATCCGCCATATATTGCGCCACTAAGAGTGCGTTGAATTCTTTTTCTCGGTCGCTTCGATACCAACTAGAGGATACCAATGTTCGAGTGTTGCAAGCGCTCATGCCTTTGGTCGAAACCAAGATGACGGATGGTCGAGGAAGCGGAAAACTGACTTCGGAAGATGCAGCTAATCGGTTAATTGAAGGGATAGAGAGGCAAATAGAAGACAACGATATTGGAAAAGTAAAACTGCTTCGGTGGCTAATGCGCTTGTCGCCAGGAGCTGCAGCAAATTTGATGAAGCGAGCATAA